The Desulfobacterales bacterium DNA segment CCTCTGTCGGTCCGGGTCCTGTTCGGCCCTACGCGCGCTTATGCGTGAGTTTTTCACGATTCGAAATGCGGCCGCCCCGGTCACCGCATGTCCATTGAATTATGTACCCCTTAGTAAATGCAGGATCCAGGTCCCTGCAACCTGCGGAATGTTATACATGCGCATCAGGACAAAGAAAGCCGACCACCCCAGAACAAAAAAGATCTCAACCCCGCCGATTTTTAACGGGCGCAGCAGTCGGATTTCACCGTCAAAGCCCCTGCAGAACATCGCCAGATGAATGCGCTGGGCCCGGTCCAGGGTCCGCAGCAGCAAATGCCCCAGCAGGTAGCCAAAAATCCTGATCCCCATCGCCTGCCCGTCAAACGTCCGCAAAGACCGTGCCCTGACCATGCGGGCGCCTTCGTCCACCAGGACAAAAAGATATCGGTACAAAAACAGGAGTTGAATGGCAAATATACGAGGGGTTCCCAGCTTCTCCAGGGCCATGCAGACCGCATTAAATCCGGTGCAGGCAATCAGAATCAATGCCGACCCCACCGTCAGGACAAACCGGATCATGATGGATACAAATGAAATCCAGCCGCCGGAAATATTAACCGGCCCCAAGTGTATCATGATTTCCCGGTCAAGTATCGGGTTGAAAATTCCGATCAGAAAAGCAAACGGCAGGACCACTGCAATCTTTTTCAGAATATAAACCGGGGGCAGATTGCCCGATGCCATCAGGATTGTCGGGTAAATAAAAAAGGGGATAAACGCGGAAATTTCGTATTTGTCGAAAGAAACGACCGCAACAATAAACACCAGGGTGGTCAGCAGTTTTGCCCGGGGGTCCAGGCGATGGACAGGGGTATCCTGGCCCGCAAGCCTGTCCATGTGACCGATGTCAAATAATGCGGATCCTATTTTCAATGAATCTCCATAATTTGTTCCAAGGTTCGTACTGAGATATTGCGGCTGCCGAGATTTAAAACGGCTTGTCAGTTGCTTGTTGTCGGTTGTCCGTTGGCGACAATGCCGTTGACTTATGTCCTTGGCTACGGACAACTGACCACGGACACTTCTTCAGCCTTCAGTCTATTTACCTTCAGCCTTCAGCCTATCCACCTTCAGCCTAATTTCTGCCCCTTTCGCTTTTTGATAAAAAAACCGATCAGCATAACCATTACCAACGTCAGGGCGCCGCCCACCAGTCCGGAAAGGGACGTTCCGGCATCTACGGCCGGAAGGGTCGTAGTCCCCTGGGGTTCAGGTTCAGCGGAATTCTTGAAGCCGTAATCCGGCAGGAAGGAGAATATTTGCTGAATCCGGGATAGAGACCCATGCAGACCGGTTTCGGGTGTTTTTAACTCCTCAGATCCGGATGTTTTGGCCATGGACCACTCCAGGCCGTCGGGGTGCGTGGATGCAAACCATGAAAAGGCGCCGCCGATAAAGAGGGTGGCCGCGAGAATTCCCACAAGAATATTTTTAAGGGGAAGACTGCCCAACGGAACGGCAGCCGCCGCGTTCTCCAAAATTTCCGGAC contains these protein-coding regions:
- the cbiQ gene encoding cobalt ECF transporter T component CbiQ; translated protein: MKIGSALFDIGHMDRLAGQDTPVHRLDPRAKLLTTLVFIVAVVSFDKYEISAFIPFFIYPTILMASGNLPPVYILKKIAVVLPFAFLIGIFNPILDREIMIHLGPVNISGGWISFVSIMIRFVLTVGSALILIACTGFNAVCMALEKLGTPRIFAIQLLFLYRYLFVLVDEGARMVRARSLRTFDGQAMGIRIFGYLLGHLLLRTLDRAQRIHLAMFCRGFDGEIRLLRPLKIGGVEIFFVLGWSAFFVLMRMYNIPQVAGTWILHLLRGT